One Nicotiana tomentosiformis chromosome 4, ASM39032v3, whole genome shotgun sequence genomic window carries:
- the LOC138909233 gene encoding F-box/kelch-repeat protein At3g23880-like — translation MWRFSNHFRYGCGYDELHEDYKVDVINVICDYPQYSKIRIYSLKKDCWRTVKDYQGFLMDCSAKFVNGKLYWCSSATEKVGQYKDCNIISLDLTYEIWGKVEQPNYGQQCKLFSLKLGVLRSNLFVLCTYNKGAHFDVWVMKEDYYGVKASWTKMLTINYPYVRYQPFCVSNKGEILLLFKLFFMIYNLKDDSTRQL, via the coding sequence ATGTGGCGTTTCTCTAATCACTTTAGATATGGTTGTGGATATGATGAGTTGCATGAAGATTATAAAGTGGATGTAATCAACGTCATTTGTGATTATCCTCAGTATAGTAAGATAAGGATTTACAGTCTGAAGAAGGATTGTTGGAGAACAGTAAAGGATTATCAGGGGTTTCTGATGGATTGTTCGGCCAAGTTTGTCAATGGAAAGCTTTATTGGTGCTCATCTGCAACTGAAAAGGTTGGTCAGTATAAGGACTGCAACATTATTTCTCTTGATTTAACATATGAGATATGGGGAAAGGTAGAGCAACCAAATTATGGACAACAATGCAAATTATTTAGTTTGAAGTTGGGAGTATTAAGAAGTAATCTTTTCGTCCTTTGTACTTATAATAAGGGAGCTCATTTCGATGTGTGGGTTATGAAGGAGGATTATTATGGAGTTAAAGCATCTTGGACAAAGATGTTGACCATCAATTATCCTTATGTGCGTTATCAACCATTTTGTGTGTCAAATAAGGGTGAAATTTTACTCTtgtttaaattatttttcatgaTATACAATCTAAAGGATGATTCAACAAGACAGCTATAG
- the LOC104113212 gene encoding protein PELPK2-like — protein MASSSCNCSILFLIIALLSLSSITTTHAARNLLQLPNLPTIPSLPQPTMPQLPKIPNLPTAATLPPLPTLPTATPLPSLPTLPSVPKMTLPPMPAMNPIPNMPSLPNIPTIPTLPTLSPPPSN, from the coding sequence ATGGCTTCTTCCAGTTGCAACTGCTCAATCCTTTTCTTGATCATAGCATTATTGTCCTTATCAAGCATCACTACAACACATGCTGCTCGCAACCTACTGCAACTTCCAAACTTGCCAACAATACCGTCATTGCCTCAGCCAACAATGCCGCAGTTGCCTAAAATTCCCAACTTGCCAACCGCAGCCACATTGCCACCATTGCCAACACTTCCAACAGCAACACCATTGCCTTCTTTGCCTACATTGCCCTCTGTTCCGAAGATGACTCTGCCACCAATGCCTGCTATGAATCCTATTCCCAACATGCCTTCACTTCCAAACATTCCAACTATTCCAACCTTGCCTACACTTTCACCTCCTCCATCCAATTGA